Part of the Mastacembelus armatus chromosome 6, fMasArm1.2, whole genome shotgun sequence genome, CACTCTGCAGAACGTCGCAGTGTGTGGACAATTATATCCTGGTCACAGGATGCCAACCTCTGCACCAGCCACACTGATTGAAGATGGTATCAGTAATTATTGTCactgattagatttttttgcgttcatttaacattatgtgtgtgtgtacatgttacCCTCTTCTGCCAGGTCGGTGATGTGTGTTTCCATGTCACTGATGCTGTTACCATCTATGTAACTCCATAGTTGGAATAGAGTCACCATCATTCTGTCTCTGTTACTGCCTCGCCGTGGTAATCTCTGATCCAGCACCCGCTCCAGCAGACACAAGAACACTGAACAAGCATAGACACGTTAACATTGCACACAAACTAACATGTACTACAGACACAGAAGTTTCTGTACCTGTGTTGGCAATGCTGTTGGCCCTCTCAGGCAGTATGGTGGAGTAGGTTGTAGACAGTGTAGTCAAGAAGCTCTCAGCAGAGACGCTGTAGACACTGCCCTGTCCCACACACTGTTGCCATAATGACACAGCCCCCAAGCACGGGCCCAGGTCTGGTATCACTGTGATAAAGAGAAGGTATGACAAAGTATTTTTGATTCAGCTGAACTTTAAGGTATTTCTTCAGTTCCCTCTTAACCTAGTGTGagaaaattgttgttttttaacttaaagACCTCCTATTAGTTTTTTCTGAACAAAAGATGCAATTGAAAGATTAAACGTTTAAGCAAACTTTGCAAAACATTTGCTAAGATTTCGTTTTTTATCCCTTTCATTATAAATAAGAACAGCTCACTCAAAATCACCAAAGGCCTTGATGCAACCTAAAATTATCAATGTCTCTCACATAAGGTATAGCCACACAAGCCACACCCATTTGGTGACAGATTCAAGTGTATTTGTATGACAAACTTTAGTAAATATCCTTAGATTTATTAGTAATCCCATGTTTACATGTAATTTTTCTAGACAGTTTGATCCTCTAAAAATTGGATTAAAAGTGGTCAAGAGTCTGGTTCACAATTGATATTTCATAATATTAATCTTCTCACTTTATTTATTCTTGAAAGTCAGCATGATTACCTATTTTACCTTGAGGAAAATCTACATAATGatgcacataaaaaataaagattttcttttgtCAAATAACACATGTAAATGATTTTGAACATATGTTCTAAGtagtttaattttttgtttatcAGCTATGTGTGAGATTTTGTTGTATGTATTTTGATCTGTCTGAATGCTGCATTACTAAATATTACAGTCTGttattaatgattaatgattaTTAATTATCAGTTATAGTTAGCATGTTTCAGCTTATTAAATCGCAAGCAGCATGCACTGTGTATTTTAGCAATAAACTACACTGCCTTTTTCATCAAGCAAACCTATGAATTTGATCTCTAGGTGGTTCATCTATCACAGAACACAGGACAACATTTCAGCAATCTTATCATTTGTAGTCAACCATCACTGGACACACCAAGGAATAGGCAAAGGAATAAATGGAAAAGCAATCATGTTTCAATTTGATATTCGATTTCCATTTGCTGACAATGGACGGATGTGACCATTGTGACTGGCTGCATGTAAGGTGCAGAAGGACAGACAGATGTATAATTTGTAGATATTACTGTACCTTCAGCAGGCTGTCTGGGTCGTCTTGGGTTGTTCTTAATGAGGCCTCGGATGATTTTGAACACTTGACCCTCTCTCTGCAGTTTGTCTAAGGCATACATCTCTCTACACCGCAGAGGACCAAACATACCTAGATGCTACAGGCATAATGTTGTATATCACTTATATATCACCAAACAAGTACCACCATGTATAGTCAAATGCAGAATAACAGACTTGGAACAAAATTAAATCATTCCAACCAAACACTAATTTGGCCCCCTGTGGTGTACATTTCATCTCCTATTTATCTCTGTGGGCTGTGCATGCCGAAGACAGAATTGTATAGCAAACATCTCTGCTAAGATGAAACTTTAAAGACTGAATTCAAGGTAAAAATGTAACATAATCATGTGCATTACAATAGCTGGAGACTCTGATTTGAGTGTGGGAAATGATAGTGATAGTTTTACGGCCCTCTTACCAACAGCTGTGCACTGCAGTTTTGCAGGTGTACCACCAAGGAACAATCTAGAGTGGTGCAGCCTGAGGTGAGGGGGGAGGCAGGGATGGAAGGGCTGTCCCAGCCTCTGGCCTGTAGAGACCTACCCATATACAAGGAATTTCAAAGACATATACTGGGTTTTGAGGGGCTTCTATCAACAATGTTAGTCAATTAGTTCTTCCCTTAATGGTAAATGCTAAATACAGATACACAGTTTAAAAGGCAACATAACTGGCAACATATAATCAATAAACAAAGAACATgcaatatatactgtacatgtttgttcataaagtacaaaaaagaaaacattattacaCACACTAAAAAGGAATAGTTGTGTCTACTACTGCTAGACCATGCAGTCTGTAGCTTAGTCCTGAGAGCAGAAACTATGTTTAAGATCTGGTAAATAAGTAAGGCAGTTAGTTGGCCCACCACTTTGGTGGGATCAGTATCAGTGTCTGCAACAGTTAAGATTTTGTGTTAACAAGCAAATAGCATGTTAAAGTACCGTATAGGCCAAAGTCGCACAGCAgtataagttgcttttagcaaaaacagcctagttgaacagaaaaaacatgtaaGACGCTTCTGTGTATAATTCGCATTTAAATGCAAAGTTTTGTCTAAATTAGCCTAAACGTAGGCACAAGTGCATTACAGAATTCATTAAGTAACGCTACACAACTCTGCCAACATCGGGGTAGATCTGAAGACAAAAGTTCCTGCTGTGTTTGAGATCTGGGAAGGCTAAGCAGTTAGTTCTCCCACCACTTTGTAATGGATATTTATCATCCctcaaacaacattttcttttgccaCCATAAGgttgacattttttaattatttgaatgGTTGTCTGCTTCTGATTTTCAGCCCTTTACTGATAGAGCATGTATCAGCCTGGCCTTACTTACACATTATTAATACAGCTTCTTAGTTGATGTCaatataaaactaaactaaatctTCTAATacactaaattaaaatcaacaaaatacCTCAAAGGATAATGAACTAGGCTACATATGTTTCTACCTATTGGCATTATGTGCAGTTTGTGCATCATGTTGTTCTACATAATGATTCCAAGCAAGTTCAACAGGATATCAGCTAGTTTCTACATTTAGAAtctataaaaagagaaaaacaatggGATAAATGCAATGCTTAGATTCCACATCAACTGATAAGCTGTGATATGATAATATAAACAAGGTGTTATTTGGATGACGTtataaaaagcaaatatatttttcccaGCTGTTCACAGCAATTTATTATGTAACAgctccactagatggcagcaaaATATTACACTAGATACTACTTTAGGGTTTCtttcaacaacaggaagtaGATGTTTCTGCATGTTACTATAACAAAGAGCAGTAAGGACAATTTACTTGATACTGGAATATGCCTTAAGTTATTCCTGTGTGTGTAACATATTCTACCAATTAAGTTAAggtcattacatttatttttttgaaggATCAATAGTACTTGATTTGATATAACCTGTGCAAAGTTTGTTCCCCTGAGAATTTCTTATGTGATATGTTAGTACTAACCTGCCATTTCTACTCCTCTTGTCacccttttcctcctcttcgtcCTCCCAATCAGATGTGTTGAGGAAATCAAAGCTGCCCAGAGCGGTTTCCTCTGTGAGGCTAACCACACTGGGTGAATGGCTGTGTCTGCcaccctacacacacatacaaatacacaaacacacacacagatccataGTCATACCACAGGCCCACAGTCAGTTCTTAGGATGCATGCACACAAGTATAGATAAGTATGACTGTGTACACACAGTGGATAATGAACAGAACTTATACTGAGCATGCACAGACTCATACTCAGTCACACaataggaaaacacacagccagagtCTGTGACTACACAAACCTGGTACCACCTTTAAATCAAACACTGATAACACAGCATCACTGACAAAGTGTATATCTGaacaatgtgtgtatttgagtgttTACATCTATGTGTATATGTGAAGGCACGTGTGTTTAAGGTACACAAACATAATAACTAAAAATATGCAATGTGGAATGTCGTTATAGcataaagtataaaaatatataaggatatatacatacatatagtgTATTAATGGTAATTTTGCAATCACACTTAAGAGATATAGAGTGGAACTGTTATCCTTGTATATATGTTGTAAAGCATGTAGTGAATTACTGTATATGTAGCAAATTGTCAAAGAAAGTGGGAAAATACAGCAGTGTTCTTGTATTTTCATTAAATTACTCTCTGCTTGAGTAAAAATGCTTTAAAGATGCACTAAATCAGTGAGTGTTTATGTTTTGATATACCGTAACTGATATCAACTTAAAGGTCTAGTAGAGCAAGTTAAGTAGGGATAATGCTTCGAATGCTGAGCAGGCCGAAGCAttcaaatgaaagcagcagagcCCAAGAAAATACAATGCATATATCACACAGGGTAAAGCTGTTGGCAATTTAAATACAGTGGGAATTAAAAGCAGCTGTAAATGTATATAAAGAAAGTTTTAAGGTACTGGAGGTTAGGGTTATAGAATGGATTGCCTTTTACAGGCTGCACAGCAGACTTATGACAGCATGGGCTGACCCCCactgcagatttttttccttttggctaGAAGACTGTCCACAACAACCTTATATTAcaccaagaaaaaaaagctgcatcACAGCAGATCAAGATTAGTGGCCAGggctttttgcattttgtgcttttttaacaCTAGTTTGCACAGAGATGCAGAGGTAAGAGAGAGAGGGTACAACAAGCAAGATCCCCAGCTTGAATTTAACCATGGATATTACAGTTATGTGACATGCCTTTGCAGTACAAAGAGGAGAATAACCCACAGCATATGGGCAACTGTTTGGATTTGATTGGTGCACTAGAGTTGCTGAAATGGACATCTGGTTAGAGAAGATGGGAAATGTAATTTATCATTATGGTGAGGAAAGGTTTGAGGTTTGTGACAGTTAGAAAAGGCAACATTGGAGGTAGTAAAATCAACGTGGTAGCAGGAGATAGGCTTGCTTGAGAACCAAGACAATTTAGAAAGTAAATGATGAAGATTATAGATAGTGAGAGGGGGAATTGATGTGCAAAATAACTTCGGATTTAGGATGGCAATGTTAAAGACAACACAAGTCTTAGgaaaaacacatggaaaaaggCACAAGTAGGTTTTTATAAAAATTGCTATAAATTTCCCAAGGCAGTATTTACTATGGAAGAGAAGTGggacttttaaaaatgactaaatggGAACTAGAGACAAACTTAAAAAGCTGGATACAGATGAAGATAAGGGCAGAAAGTCTAGTTTATATCTATGCCCCCTATTAAGACCACAGACCATCTGATGCTTGTTAAAGCCACTTGTTAAAGTTAGTATTAGCTCTGGGCCTAATGGTGTGCTCTACAGGCTGCATAAAATGCTCCCAATTTGATGTAGATTTTTTGGAGGTTTGTTATAGTGGCATGGAGGAAGCAGCTTATTACTAGGGTTTAGAGAAAGATGGGAGATGTTGCTCCCCTCCCTGAGCTGCTACGTTATcatggtggaggggtttgagtgcctgAACGATTCTTAGGAGCTACTGTACATTGTtgggggctatatgcccctagTAGGGTCTcacaaggcaaacaggtcctaggtgacggactAGACTAAGAGTGGTTCAATTGCCCCTAATGAAGAGGACAACAACAAGGACCGTGACATTGACCGGTATGGCCGGATCCCCACCCTtgagccaggcctggggttggggctcCAAGGCAAGTGCCTAGTGGCCAGGTCTCCCCCATGGTGCCCAGCTGGGCAAATCCCGAAATGAGGACGTGGGGCCTGTGGGtccaccacccgcaggaggatccataagggaaCGGTGCAATGTGGATCGGGCAGTAGTTGAAGGCGGGGGCCTCGACGACCCAATCCCTGGACTCTGAAACTGGGTCTAGGGACATAGAGCAAGactatgtctctctctcacagccAAAGAGGTAGGAGGGAATATTTTAATGTCATCCAAAAATGTTTCACAActgcaaaaatgtttcaaaactgCAGTTTACTGCAGCATGGCAGCAGTTGCAAACAGGCATGATGCTCAGTTTCCCATGGCAATGAGGGTATTATCAGGGCATCTCAATGGCTCATAGCAGAGTCAGGGCAGTGCTTACCACCCATAAGGGTGTGCATGGATGATATGCACCAGATACCAAAAGCTGTATCCAAAGTCTACTGGATAAgtttaacaaatatttaaaatgggCAAGGATGAAGGTTAAGCCAGAGCAAGGAGTACTTCTATTATAAAGGGcatgcttttaaataaaaggtTTTGTATATATGAATGGGCAATTCCTACAGTGTTAGAGAAGCCAGTTAAAAGTTTAGATCGGTGGTATACTATAACTCTTAGTAATAAAAGGCAAATCCAGGACCTGAGGTACTAGGTAGTGGATGACACTAAGTATATAAACTGTGGTGCCTGCCGTTTGGTCAGCTGCCCTGACTGTTGTGGCCACTGACAGTAGGAGAGTGGGGGTCAATCTTTCAACCAGTCATAATTACTCATGCTTCAAGGTAGGTTAACATCTACAGCAGGGCCCAGTGATATACTGAATATATCACTGAATTAAACCTAACTTTCTAACCTAATCAAGCTGTTTTGATTAGAAATGTTGTCTCTGCACTTTGTTACATTTTGCACATAGATCCAATGCTGTAGCTGTTACAGGGGATTGCTACTAAACAGAGTTTTGTTGTATCTCATtgcacaatgacaataaagcttcttcTTGATGATAACTTTAACTTCTACTTGAATACTGTGTTTTTACAAAGTAATAGTACTTTTACTGTTCCTATTTTAATCTactccattcatttttttcatttcccacCTTCCCACCTTCCTCCTCACCTTCAGTGTAACCTGCAGCAGCTTAAGCTCCTGTTCCAGCAGTTGTAACTCAGGGAACTGTCCTCTGTAATCACCCAGAGAGGAAACTAAAGCTCTCAGAGCATCCTCCAAGCCGCGGTCCACTGGACCATCATCCTCTCTGGGCAGACCACCTGCAATCGAATCTGAAATCTCCTCCACCACAGGCACCCGCTGGGCTATGTACATTACATCCCCactttctgatgcagcagtacTGGAAGAGGAGCATGTGGGCACAGAGCTCAATGCATCATGTTTCTTCCTTGCTTGGTTTTGATCTGTGAAatcttgtgtgttttctttgatgaCATTGAGCCTCTTTGGTGACATGTCAGTGTCTGTGGCAGTAGAGCTGGGTGGCTCAGGAGTTCTGCTGGGCATCTCCATTACAATATCATTGATAGAGATCCCAGAGGCCAAAGACATCACCTCCCCTGATTCACCAATTGATCTGTCTGTCAGTACAGTGCCATCAGTACTGCTTTCACTAATGTGGCTCAGAGAGCGCAAGTAGCTGTGTGAGATGTGGTTGTTGTTCGCCACTCCATCGTCTGTTGCTATAGGAGACTGTTTCCCTGAGTCATCCTTTTCACTGTCAGATTTTGTCATCACAGTAATTGTCCCATTCTCCTCTTCCCTGTAAATCAATTCATATATTATTCATTCTAATCATTAAAAGAGCACACAATATAGCAAACATTCAAATTCATTCCTGTAACAAGTCAACCATATTCAAGAAATATGATTTGGAAAAATGTTAATATGTCAGAATGTACAGtagtattaaaataaaatctccCAAAAAACTCATAAATGAGTGCTACCTATTGCTCTTTGCATGGTGTTTGGGTATACTGGGAACCTCACTGCCAGAGTTGACTTTGTAGGTGGAGTTTGAAGTTGAAAAGAACGAGTCTCTGAGACAAAATGAGATGTTAGGCTGTGGGGAGGTACTTCCTGTTACAGCTGGCTGAATCTCTGGTGTCACCACTACTGCCTAAAAAAGGAAATAGAAATGGACATACTGAGTCACAGccaaacacaaaccatgaacaaTATACGATCATAGGCACACCACGAGTCAGCCAAAGTCAAAGGAATTAAGGGGATTGTTAGTTTAATAAAAGGTACTAGCATTTATGGAATATAGGTGCATTTCAGTTCAGGGGCCGCATCCTTGAAAGGCTAACTATGGTCTAACTGCAGCTGTGAAGGTTGCAAGGCAAGAGCTACAAACAGCTACAAAGGTCAGATGTTTATAGACTGCCTTTGTTCTCCAAAGGATGTGGCCCCTGAACTAAGACACATCTTAGAGTTCAATTGCTccaaatgtaataattaaatctaaataaacAACAGTGATTCAAATTTAATGAAGTCATATTTTATAGTCTGTACACTCTGCATAAAtagtttgttttggttttacaactatccctgcccttccagtttctgattggctgaacacacctggcccagataatcagcagtgggtaggacagggatatctggaaaacaagcaggacagtagctctcgaggaccagggttggagactACTGGCTTAAAGCCTACTGAGCAACAGTCCCCTGACTGTGAAACATGATTGTTTGTGCTTTTAAGCTGGAAGGTGTCAACGCTGGATAAAACCTTATTTCTTAAAGGTGAAAGAACAattttataaacacacaaaatacaagGTATAGTTCAGTTACTAAACCAGCCTTCAGGGGCATCCAGAAGTAAGCAGGTAGAAATTATATATCCAAAGTGTTTCTTCTACTATCTTACAAACCAATTCTCAACAAATCATACAGtaataaacagaaaagtgtTAGACAGAATGATAATATTACAATCACAAGGTCACATGCCTAACGCCCAATGTCACTGGGACTGACTCCAAGCCCCCCAACCCCTGGTGACCCTGGGAGGACTAGAGATAGTTGTTGGATGGGTGGATGTCTGTTGTGTGTTACCTTATGCTGTGTAGAATTGTGTAACCCTCCTACAGACAGCTGAGGACTAGAAGAATCATCAGAAGATTCAGAAGAATTAGACCATGCTGTTCCATTTTCTAACTCTTCATGACGACGGAGCATGTTCTGAAAGAGTTCAGCAATTATTAAAAGGTTGGACAGATAAAAAAGCAGTTGGATGTGGTGAAAATACAGAAGTTTGGTGAACATTTAGATGTGTAatgcactacacacacacacacacacacacacacaattgcacATTTTGCACACCCCTCAAGTGTGTGCTTCTTCCCTTTTGCTGATCAGTCATGTACCGTAAGCATTTAGAGAAATTTACTGAGTCTGCATACTTCAGATTAAACAGTTTGGGAAGCTTAGATACACATTTAATTATCTTAATTATCTCCAATGGATGAAACAAGCAATGTTCAGCTCTGCTTTGTTCTCTGTTATTCTGCTTCAGTGAACAGGTTTGCAGAATGCTGAGCGCAGTGCCCAAGAACAAGCAATTGGAAACCGATATGTCAATAATGGTTACTGAGGCAAACAAGGCAAAGTGGACACACTCTAAAATGCATATTGTTAGGTTTTTGAAAATGTTCCAGTGTAATGTATTGTAATGTATGTAATCTAATGTATAAGAATAATTTTGTAAGCACATcaatctatctatttatctatctattgATAGATGCGTGTAGGTGCATCTATAGATCCATCTGTCTATCATAAATGTGCAGTCTGTCTGTCAGTTTAGCAGAATATCAAAGATCAAAGCATTATCTACCAAAAATCTGGAAATCCCTTGTATTTCGTCTCACATGAATTACTGTTATTTGATTTAACTTTTTGCTGTAAAAAAGTCTTGTTAAACATGAATTCAAAATGCAGCTGTCAGGATTTTAACAGGTGTCAACAAACAAGAGCACATCAGACCCATTTTAACATCTTTGCACTATTTAGTTTTACTACTCCTTAAAACATTAATCTCAATGCAACAGCCCATTTCCCTGAAGTCCACAAATACAGATATTCTGGCTGTTTCTAAGActagactaaaaaaaaaaggaatttgcATGTAAGAGCTGACTGTGGAACAAAAACCTTGAAGAAATTAGGTTGGTAGACTCTATATTGTCTTATCTAAAATCATCTTAGTTTTAGCAGGTAGTGGGTTTGTAAAATTTGACCTGTGGTTCAACTGGAGGTTTACACCTTTGATCATTCAACTGCTGATGCTTCTTGACAGACTACTCGACAGACTTTTTTTAGTTCCTAGATCTCTGTTTGTAATAAACTACAATTATCCATTAATATTTCCTTGAGGTTTTCCTCCATCACAACTGATGACAGTAGACGTTTCTTCATATCATCTATAGTCTCATAGGTTTAACAGTTATACATTACATCACGGGTCATCATAATGAGCTACAGGTACATGGTTCACCAAAGTTCATCATCATAAATATACACCAATAGTGTCTAGGCTCTGTCAGTAGGTTGTAATTCCTCTATAGCCCAGTGGAGAGTTATATGTGTGGAGATCTTCAGTGCAGGCACAGATTTCTGGTTCCTGCTTTAAAATGGGCACCAACAATCACACATTCCTCATGGCTATGTGAAGCAATGAGCAAACAAACGCTTCTAGGCTCCTAATGTTCTACGCTATATAATttatgactgtaaatataccaGTGGACTCtgtgtttctacattttctgGGGTTTCTATTCCATTATAACTTACTGCAGTGGGATGTCTTGTTGATGACTCACTACAGGAACAGCTCTGACTAACTGTGTCTCTGAAGATGTCCAGCAGCAGCCGGTGCTGCCGCCTCATCAGATTCTGAGGCAGAGACTGCAAGTCAGAGTGGCAGCAGATGGATAAGGCGCAGTGGAATGGTTAGGGACCAGTCGTTGTTGGCTAAACTCAACTTTGTCTGTTCTCCATGAGTATACAACAATTATAATTGTTTGCGTCTCCCATTGTGTTCATTCAACCTCTTTTATCAGAAATTTACAAAATTCTGCTAATAGGCCAAAAACTACTTGTATGCAATTCTTTGCCATGTTGAGAATGTTCAAAAGAGGTCTGGtcattttgctgttgtttgtaCCTTTCTCATTTGGGTGTTTTATACATTATAATACTCAAATATAGTGGTAGTGAATATGAGCACAAAATACCAGCAGTCAAACATTCCTCTATCACAGTAGGCATCAGCTGTTAGTATTGGCATCAGTCAAACATCAGAACAGACATAAAAGAGAAACAACCAGAGAATGGAATAACTCACATAGAAGGCTTGTTCACGTAAAGATGGTGTGTCAGGTGGACTCTGGTTAAAGATTGTTGAGAATCTCTTGTTGACAGTTGGAGCTTTGTTGACAGTGCTTGCCACTGATCCCTGGTCATCTTTATCAAATGGACTGccaggagaagaaaaaaatagtaGAAGCagaagacaacaacaaaaattacaataattaaataaacatcCCTTATAATGTTTGAgcatttttaataacattttactgATTAAAAGTACAGCACTTACAAAGctcaaaattaattttaatacaCAAATGGAATGGCTGGGAAAACTTACTTCCAAGTAACTTCAAGGCTCAGCTTAATAGTCCCAAGGTCATTAATATCCACAGCAACCATTTGGGGTAGTGCAGCAAATAGGTCCTTAGTCTCACAGGAAACACTTCCAACAACCACGTGATTGGCTAAGCTCTTCAGTTCTGTCACCTAAAAGGCCACAGAAATATAGTGTGGTCAAGCTATTGTTGTCCTGTGCCTTACACAAGTCAGCTGTTGTCATTCAGGTGAGACATGAGCACTGGCAGATTACATCAGTTattgtaattataataattaccCCACTGGAAAAATTGAATTGGTGACAATTGCACACACTGGGCAGGCTACTACAAAGTGCTGAATACTGATGGTCATGTTAGGTTTTAATAAGGAAATGTGTTCTAGGTGCTCCAGAGTAAAAGGCTAGCAACAAGACATGCCACCACTGCAGGACCTGGGACCGACTCTTCTGAGGAATAAAAAGGCAACCCTGAGGGCATTGACTAGGCATGGCCGCAACCTACTGTACTTTCTAGAACTAAGAAATGGGGGACCAGAATTGAGTGAAAAGAGGGACCTAGCCTGATCTATAATAAAGTATTCTTTATTTAACAGACAGCATATACTCAAGGTTATGAGGATCAGTCCACACAACAAAAGCATGTTCTGCCCCCTCCAGCCATTGACGCTATTTTTCCAAGGTAAGCTTGACAGCCAGCAGTTTCTTTCAAAGGTTACTAAGACTAAGTTAAAACTAGGTTAATTTTAAAGTCATAGATTTTGGAGCAAAGTGGAACTAATTATAGTGTCCGCGAGAGGGGTAGTAATTTAGTGATGCACATAAAGGTCAAAGTGGGAGGAAGGTGCAAATTTATAGAAAAAGTTATAGAAGTATGAAACATACCCAACCCAGTCTTGGATATTTcaagaagaaaatgaaggtaaatgagaAAGGTAGAACACTAAAGTGTTTTTCCTGTCGTTTCCACTTCCAAGTTGAAAAACCTAGTGTATCTACTCTCCTACTGGCACTTCATAATCACTTCTCTGGCAGAAGATGGAGAGTGAAGGTGCTTCACCACTTGCTGTATGTTTGTCCTGTAAATAAAAGGCCTTTTGCACTACACACTTGGGTCTTGCCTCAATCTTAATTACACTCAATGTGGCAAAGAAAATATAACCCCAGTGCAATTCCAATGTTGTTGCTAAAAACACCCCTGCACACTCCTTTGTCATGCATCCACTTTTAagacaacaggacagagactaggCAGCACTGACAGGCTGGGCATTTGCCAACCTTGGCATTATTTGCAGTGAGCAAGAGCAAAGTTTGATTTATTGTAGTTGAAATCAGTTGTAACACTTTTGCAAGCCAGCACATTCCCTATTAATAATAACATGATATTTTAATGACCTTGGTTTCCGTGGAGACAGcatgtgttgtttcttttaatgGAGCAATAGTATTCTTCAAAACAGCTGTCTCAGAACTACTTAGTTTCTGTCCAAATCTTTTCCTAAGCTGAATGTTAGCAGAATATATCTCTTCCCACAACATTCCTGCATGAAGTGCATACAATCTGAACACTATCTCCTGGTATCTCCTAAGAAGTTAAGAAACCTTTGGAGCTCTCCTACAACAAGAAGTAATTAAAAACTGGCTAAAGACACAGGGAGAGACTGACCTTCACAGAGAGGAACTCACTGATGAGGGGCAGAAATACCATCTCTTCAGTGTCCCACACCTGTTTAGCATTGATCTCTATTCGCCCTCGAAGCTTCCACCTCTGCCGACCATACTTCATGAAGatctgaacaaacacacacacacaattgcacTCATACAACTGATTTTTGTAACgttttatatttcaaaagaGCATTTTACTgaattttggtttattttacaAAGTAATGTACTTGAAAGAGGTGTGGAATTCGATACACACAATGCT contains:
- the ripor1 gene encoding rho family-interacting cell polarization regulator 1 isoform X1, whose amino-acid sequence is MYSGYGGNPSRALSTMSLSVRPVRRLTSRPISRSQSFTGVNTYDKHYRNLSVLSTAGLSRKPNRASRMFTMSTKSNPPLKIPQPERLDQVYEALKKGLQSYLHVHQMDLDSLSRQMKESKRNSRLGFLYELDKQVKVTERYMRRLEFHLSKIDELYEAYCLQRRLRDGANKMVKAYTSSTGSKEARESLAEANKGYKEYTENMCVLESDLENQLGEFHIKMKGLAGFARLCAGDQYEIFMKYGRQRWKLRGRIEINAKQVWDTEEMVFLPLISEFLSVKVTELKSLANHVVVGSVSCETKDLFAALPQMVAVDINDLGTIKLSLEVTWNPFDKDDQGSVASTVNKAPTVNKRFSTIFNQSPPDTPSLREQAFYNMLRRHEELENGTAWSNSSESSDDSSSPQLSVGGLHNSTQHKAVVVTPEIQPAVTGSTSPQPNISFCLRDSFFSTSNSTYKVNSGSEVPSIPKHHAKSNREEENGTITVMTKSDSEKDDSGKQSPIATDDGVANNNHISHSYLRSLSHISESSTDGTVLTDRSIGESGEVMSLASGISINDIVMEMPSRTPEPPSSTATDTDMSPKRLNVIKENTQDFTDQNQARKKHDALSSVPTCSSSSTAASESGDVMYIAQRVPVVEEISDSIAGGLPREDDGPVDRGLEDALRALVSSLGDYRGQFPELQLLEQELKLLQVTLKGGRHSHSPSVVSLTEETALGSFDFLNTSDWEDEEEEKGDKRSRNGRNSLYMGRSLQARGWDSPSIPASPLTSGCTTLDCSLVVHLQNCSAQLLHLGMFGPLRCREMYALDKLQREGQVFKIIRGLIKNNPRRPRQPAEVIPDLGPCLGAVSLWQQCVGQGSVYSVSAESFLTTLSTTYSTILPERANSIANTVFLCLLERVLDQRLPRRGSNRDRMMVTLFQLWSYIDGNSISDMETHITDLAEEVWLVQRLASCDQDIIVHTLRRSAECSLSREGLHTVAKLLKDPRGKVSASASSALRCLAAQPRQREQALVSCLELLEDENVDTRVCGCKALACLKAKESIDQLVYLCRTDKEEVRDAAKQALLVLGEEGKMAHRHVETSLDSIPRLFAPGSMASTAF